The Pseudomonas triclosanedens genome has a window encoding:
- a CDS encoding C40 family peptidase produces the protein MPMLKRFAPLVPMSFVLLLAACASHSPESQPGQVAVAPTSRAAIQIDQHKATLANESQNEGAKNYNGSSAEHVSDILDRAFSLIGTPYRFGGKSERTGFDCSGFVGYLFREEAGISLPRSTRELINMDVPLVSKEDLQPGDLIFFNNRGRGRVSHAGIYIGDGQFIHSASRRGGGVRVDSLDESYWRLSYMEAKRVLEPGYQPKTAVR, from the coding sequence GTGCCCATGCTTAAACGCTTCGCACCCCTCGTGCCCATGAGTTTCGTTCTGTTGCTGGCAGCTTGTGCCAGCCATTCGCCGGAATCGCAGCCGGGCCAGGTAGCTGTAGCGCCGACCAGCCGAGCCGCAATTCAGATTGACCAGCACAAGGCAACGCTGGCGAATGAGTCGCAGAACGAGGGGGCCAAAAACTATAACGGCAGTTCGGCCGAGCACGTATCCGACATTCTGGATCGTGCGTTTTCGCTGATCGGTACTCCGTACCGCTTCGGTGGAAAGTCGGAACGGACTGGTTTCGATTGCAGCGGCTTCGTGGGCTATCTGTTCCGCGAAGAAGCCGGCATCAGCCTGCCGCGCTCCACTCGCGAGTTGATCAATATGGACGTCCCGCTGGTCTCGAAAGAAGACCTGCAACCCGGCGACCTGATCTTCTTCAACAATCGTGGACGTGGTCGGGTGAGCCACGCCGGCATCTATATCGGTGACGGCCAGTTCATCCACTCGGCCAGCCGTCGCGGTGGTGGTGTGCGGGTGGATAGCCTGGACGAGAGCTACTGGCGCCTGAGTTACATGGAGGCCAAGCGAGTGCTCGAGCCTGGCTACCAGCCGAAGACGGCAGTTCGCTGA